A segment of the Sphingopyxis sp. OAS728 genome:
CCGCGACCGCCTGCCCCGCCGGAATAGCGGCATAGTCGTAGCGGAAGCCGAACCCGTCGTCGAACAGGCGAAAGGTTACGCCGACCGCCTTGTTCAGCGCGGTGTCGCCCGCCAGCGTCACCGACAGTTCATTGTGATTGTCGCGGATCAACCGTTGTTCGCCCCATGGCTGTTCCCAGAGCGTATCGACCGAAGCACGTTTCACATTGCCGATTTCGGCAAAGCGCGGATCGGCCTCGCCCGCGAAGCGCAGCCCCAGCCGCGACGGCGCGATCACCGTCACATTGCCGCGCTTGACCTCGTAGAGCGCCTCGCCTCCTTCCACCGAAACGCACAGCTCCAGTACCTTTTCCGGCGACTGGGCGCACTCGCGTGCCACCGCAGGGGTCGCGAACGCCAGCATCGACAGGCCGAACAAAAGGGACGTTTTGGGGATCATTTCATTCTCTCTTTGCTGGGGAGGCGTGGGTTATTTCTGGAAAGCCGAAAGCAGCCTTTGGCGCAGCGCGGCGCGCTCATCGGGTCGCATCGCGCCGAGCGTCCCGCGCAGCGCCGCCGGGATATGGCCCGATGCGCTATCGGGATCGCCGAACACATGGGCGTCGAACATCGCCCGCCAATAAGCCCGCTCGCCGGGTGGCAGATCCTTCAGCGCAAGCAATGCCGCGAGGAAGATGTCGTTAGGCTTTTCGATCCCCCTGGCGGTGTCGCCCCACCAGTAATTGACCATCGCATTATAGGGATCGAGCGAGGCAACATGATGCCACCAATATTTGGGGATGAAGATCGCGTCGCCGGGCTCGAGGATTGCCACACGCGCCGCCGCGAGCGCCTCGCGAAAGCGCGGGAAGCGATCGTAATCGGGGTTCTCGGGATCGACGAGCGACAGCGGCGGCGGATTATCGAGCGGGCCGATATAAAGGTTTGCGACCTGATCGGGCGGGAACAGGGTGAAGCGCCGCCGCCCCGCGATCACGCACGCCAGATTATGGTCGCGGTCGTTGTGCGTCTGCGTCTTCACGCTGCCGCCAAGCCACAGTTTCGGGCCAACGTCGGCAGGCAGCAGCGGCATCGGGTTCTGGCGCACGAACTCGGGCAAGGCGTCGGCGAGCGGCAGCATCTGGATCGCGACTGTCGGCACATTCTCCTGCCCGATCAGCCCCTCGATCCGCGCCAGCGTCTCGCGCAGCGGCGCGCTCCTTTTGGTGAAGGTGAATTCGCGCATGTCGGCGCGATAGGCGAAGCGTCCAGCGGCTCGCGCGGGCGCTTCCATCACCGGCACCGCCGCGCCTCGATCCATTCCCGCGAGATAGGCGTTTAGGCGGCCGGGCGAGTGCCGCCCGGCCGCCAGTGCGACCCAGTCGTCAAACAGCCCCTTGATGACGACGGGAGTTTCGGCCGCGACGAGCGCGGCAAAATCGGCGGGAGCCGGAGCGCCACGCGCGGCAATGCGCGGCAGCGCGTCGAGCGGCGACGGCTGCGCCGCAGCGGCACCGAGGCGCGCGGGCTCAGCCATGGGGGCGTTGCAGGATGCGCGAGAGATAGGCGTCGTGCGTCGGCTGGCGCAGCACCTGTTCGCGCACGAAGCCGAGCATCTTGCGGAAATGGACCTTAACCTCGTCGGGCGGCACCCGGTCGACGGCGGGACGCCAGCTTTCGGGGACGATCCCGTGCCCCGTGAAAAGCGCGCGCCAACTGTCGGGCGGCAGGCTCTCGTCTTCCTGCGGCGCGAGCTCGCCGCGCGCGCGAAAGAAATCGATCATATGCACCAGCTCGTCCGAAACCGGCAGCGCGCGCGCCGCCTCCCAGAAGGGGCCAGCGTAATTCTGCAGCGTATGGTGCGCGGCCTGGAAATCGGCGACGCGCGCGAAATGCGAGCGCATGATCCGGTTATATTCGGCGCGCCGCGCTGCATAGCTGTCGCCCTCGGCCGGATAAACGCCGAGCAGGTGCACGATGCCGAGTTGCAGCCCGTGCAATCCAAGGCCGTGAACGGGGTCGAACGAACAAGCCGCCTCGCCAAGCCCGATGACATTGCCCGCCCATGGCGCGCTTGCCGCGCCGGGCGCAAGCGCGCGGATTGTCGCAGCCTCCAAAGCCACACCGCTCGCGGTCGCAGCGGCTTGCAGCGCCGCTTCGTCGCTCGTCGCCGCACTCGAAAAGACATGCTCAACATGCGTGTGGGTCAGGCTGGGGAATAGTCCGGTCCAACCGTCCGTGCCCGCGCGGATCTCGGCATAGACCGGCAGCGCGGCAAAGCGCGGCGCCAGCGCGGTCAGCATCCGGTCGCCGGGCATCGCCCAGGTTTCGAACGTGCCGCCGATTGCCTCGCGCAGCAGCCCTTCGCGCGTCAGATCGGCGAACAAGGCGCTTTCAACCCGGCTTCCGTCATCGAGCAGCAGCGCGGCGATGCCATCATCGCTGCGCTCGACCGCGACGCTTGCGGTCTCGAAAACCTCGACCCCCAGATGCTGCGCGATCGCCTTCAAGCTTTTGGCATAGGCGGCCGCGGGTAGATGATAGCCATAGTCGCTGCGCCCATAGATCTCGCTGTCCTCGTCGGGAATAAACAGCCGGCCGTTGTGCGCGGCGGTCGCGGTCAGCGAAAAATCGTCGAGCCCGACTCCGAGCCCATGGCGACGTGCCTTCACCCAATGCGGAAAGAAATCGCCGCCGTTAATGCCGGTGCCGAACGCGCCATAGCTGTGAAGGAAGGAAGCCTGCCTCGCTCCGCTCGCATCGACGAAATTCTGACCGAGCGTGAAAGCGCCGCGCACGCCGCGCAGCAGCGCCGCCTCGTCGATGCCGATCTGGTTGTGCAGTGCCTCGATCGCCGGCAGCGTCGCGTAGAGATCAGCCGGACTGTTTTCATCGGGCAACGCCACCGCCCTGACCGTCACGCCCGCGGGCGCCAGCGCGCGTTGCAGTGCCGCCGCCGCCAGCCACAGCTGCGCATCGCGGCCGAGCAAAGTGATATCGCGCACCGCGCTCACGCCGCGTTCGCCGGGACGCCGGGCCGCGCCTTGGCCTCCGAAGCGCAATAGCTCGCCAGGAATTCGGCATGCGGCGTCATGTCGGCGGCGTTGACCACGATCCGTTCCGCCAAATCGTCGAGCCGCGCCTGCAAATCTGCCGCCGACAAGCGATGGGTTAGCGGATTTGCCGCCGACGGCAGAACGCCCTGCCCCTCGAGCACTGACAGCCAGCTGTCGCGTGAGAAAAGGCCAAGCCGATATTCGGGCGCCGCGGCGCTTTCGCGGAACAGCGCCATCTTGTGCGCAAGGCTGTCGGGCAGCGTCATGTTGCGCACATGATCCCACATCGGTTCGCCGACACGTTCGTTCGCGGTGTAGTGGAGGACGAGGAAGTCGCGCGTCCGGTCATAGTGGACCGCAAACAACCTGTTGAACTCGCGCACCATGCGCGGATCGACCTTTTCGCCGCGCCTCGGGATCAGGCCGGCAAGGTCGATCGTCGCCGCCTGGATCAGGAAGATGCTCGTCGACTCCAGCGGTTCGAGGAACCCGCTCGCAAGACCGACGGCGATGCAATTGCCCGCCCAGCCAACCTGCCGCCGACCCGCCTGAAAGCGGAGCAGGCGCGGCTCGTCGAGTGCTTCGCCGTCGATCGCGCCGAGCAATGTCTGCCGCGCCTCTTCCTCGCCGCAAAAGCGGCTTGAAAAGACATAGCCATTGCCGATCCGGTGCTGGAGCGGGATGCGCCAGGTCCAACCCGCGCGCTGCGCGGTCGCGCGCGTATAGGGGGTAAGCGGCTCGACGCCGGTGCAGGGCACCGCAAACGCGCGGTCGCACGGCAGCCAATCGCTCCAGTCGACCCACGGCACCTCCATCGTTTGCCCGAGCAGCAGCGAACGAAAGCCCGAGCAGTCGATGAAAAGATCGCCCGAAACCTCCGCTCCCGACGCGAGCGTCAGGCTTGCGACATCGCCGCTTTCGGCGTCGCGGACGACATCAACGACCTTGCCCTCCATGCGCCGGATCCCGCGCGCGGTCGCCCATTTGCGGAGATATGCGGCGTACAGCCCGGCGTCGAAGTGATAGGCATAGCTGTAGGTCGAGCGGATCGATTTCGGGTCGCTGTTCGGATGCTCGAAGCCATTGGCGTGGCAGGCGGCTACCGCGAAGCTGTAGTCTTGCAGCGAACGATTGTCGGTTCCCGCCAGCCGTGCACGCGCCCAATGATGCTGGAAGTCGGCGCCCGTCCAGCGATCGCCGAACGTGCCGAACGGATGGATATAACGCACGCCGGGCCGCAGCCAGTCGACGAATTCGATGCCGAGCTTGATGGTGCCGGCGGTCTCGCGCATGAATTCGGCCTCGTCAATGCCGATCATGTCATTGAAGGTCTTGATATGCGGCAATGTCGCTTCGCCGACGCCAACCGTGGCGATCTCGTCGCTCTCGATTAGCGTGATGTCGTAGTCGGCGCCTGCGAGAAGGCCAACCAGCCCCGATGCGCACATCCAGCCCGCGGTGCCGCCGCCCAAAATGACGATCCGATAGGGTGCGTGCTCGGTCATGACCGGTTCCTTACTCCCTTTGAAAACGAAGACGCGGCCGCCGCAAGGGAACGGCCGCGTCCCAGTGGAGGATCAGAACTTCACACGCGCGCCGAATTGGAAGCGGCGGTCGACGCGGCTCCACGCCGAGTCGAAATATTTGGCCGCCGCGCCCGGGGTCTGCGGAGAGTCGCCGAAGACCTGCTGCTGATAGACGGTCGTCGTGTTGAGCAGATTGGTGCCGTCGACCGAAAGCTCCAGCCACTTGGTCGGCGAGAAGCGCAGCGACGCGTCGAGGAAGCCCGCCGCCTTCTGGAACACCGGCAAGCCGATGCAGCAGTCGAGGTTCTGCGTCAGGTAACGCGACCGCCAATTATAGGCGACACGGAGCCCGACCGGTCCCTTTTCATAGAGCCCGACGAGGTTGAACGTGTGCTTCGATATCCCGGCAAGCTTGTGCGAGTCGAGAACATAGCCGGTGCCACCCAGCGACTGCTGGCCCGCGCCGAACGCCCCTACGTCGCCGCTCGACGATGCGGTGAACAGGTTCGAGTTGTTGATCCCCGACTGATGCACATAGGTGTAGTTCGCCTGCATGCCGAGCCCACTCAAAAGGCCGGGCAGGAAGTCGAAGAAGGTCTGGTAGGCGAGTTCGCCGCCCCAGATCTCGCCGCCCTTCCGGACATTGCTCGGTCCGTTGACCTGCACCGTCTGGGTCGACGTCCCGTTGGTGATGTCGCGGCCGAACTGGCCAAAGGAGATCGCGTTCGTCAGCTTCTTGTAAAAGACCCCGGCCGTGATCGCACTGTTCGATCCCATATAATGTTCGAACGTCAGATCGAACTGGTCCGCACGCAGCGGTTTCAGCGCCGCATTGCCCGAGTTGGCGAGGAACACGAAATTATAACCGGTGATGGCCCCGGCCGCGTTGCGGACGATGTAGGGCGAGTCGGCCGTCGTGTTGATGATCGGCGCATTGATCGCGAGCGTGTTGCGCAGGAAACCGAACTGCGGCCGCGAGATCGCCCGCGAATAGGCGAAGCGGACAAAGGTCTTGTCGTCGAAGCCGAAGCGCAGGTTAAGGCTGGGAAGCCAGTCGGTGCGCGTCGTCTTATATTTGTCCTCCGTCGCGGCGCCGTTGGCGAAGGCGATAATCTCCGGCGTCAGATAGCAGCGCGGGTTGACGACATTGTTGCCCGTCAAAGGCGTGTTGCACGGCACCAGATTGTCGAAGATGTTCGTCGCGGGAAAGGCGACGCTGCCCGTGCTCGCGATCTTCGTTCGCACGACGCGCAGGCCGACATTGCCCTGCAGGTTGACGCTGCCGAGCATCAGCTTGTCGCCACCGCCGAACTTGATCATCGCATAGGCCGCCTGGGTCTGTTCGCGAACGCGAAACTTTTCGCCAGGTGTGAAGCATTCGTCGACGGTCGCCTCGGGCCGATCGCAAATGGCAGTATAGCCCGTGCCGAGCGGCGAGTTCGTGGTTGCGCCGCTCAGCGACTGGATCAAGCGCGGGAAATCGCGCAGCGTATCGCGGTTGAGGAAGACGAGCGGCCCATTGGGATAGGCGCTGCCATTATAGAAATCGCCAAGGCTCTGCGATTCCCAGATGCCCGCGCCATAGCCCTGGAAGGGCGCATGGCCAGTATTGCCGCCGCAATTGCCCGTATCGGTCGGATAGGCGCCCCCCGTCGTATTGTCGGCGTTGAAGCCCGGGCCATTACAGTTCCAGCTCGCGGCGATCGGCGTCCAGTTGAAGGTCGAATAGCGCACCGTCTGCTTGCGGTCGGCGTAGCGCACCCCGACCTTCAGCGAGTCGAGCCAGTCGCTGTCGGGGAAATCATATTCGGCGTCGCCGCGCAGCGCGAGTTCGTTGGCGTCATTGTCCTCGACATGGCCCTGGATGAACGGGATCCAGTAGTTATGCGCGTTGGCGAGACCGCCCGCAGCATAATTGACGTTCGATCCGGGGAGCAACGTCACGTGCGGGGTGCCGTCGCCGTTCACGCTATAATCGTAATCGGCCATCGACCCGGTCGCGACCAAGATGTCGTTATTATAGGTCGATGCATCGATATATTGCGCGTCGAGGTTGAAGTGCAGCCGGTCGCTTGCATCCCATTTTATGTTCGCCGACAGGTCGCGCGTTCCTTCGCGATGGTCGAAATTGCGCGCTTCGTTCTGGAAATAGAGCCCGTCGCGCTGCGTCGTGCAAGCGCCGCCGGGACCCGGTCCGCAATAGTTGACGAACGGCTGGCCCGGCACCGCCGAACCCGCGTTGATCGCCGCCTGCACGCTCTCGGTCGTGCCGCTGAAGCTGCCGTGCGGCTGGGTCAGGATTCCTCCCGTCAGCATGCCGTCGGGGCCAAAGGTCAGCCCGCTGCTGCCCGCGATGAGCGACCCGGTGCGCGGGTTATAGGCGCGCGTGCCGAAATAATTGCCGTCGAGGATGGCGTGGCTGGCGCGCTCGAGCCAGGCATTGGTGTAATGCGAGTCGATATATTGGATCGTCGCGCGCAGGCTGCCCGAAATATTCTCATATTGCAGCGCGCCCGCGATGCCGCGCCGCTTGCGGTCATAATCGACCTGCGAATAACGGATGCCGTCGGGGGCATAGGCCCAGCCGGTCCCGCCGAACGGATTGGCGGTGCATGGCAGACTGCCGTCGGCGCCGGGCGTGGCGCGGACGACGCCGTCGGGGCCAGTCGTGCCAAATCCAGCCGAACAATAGGTATCGATCTTGTCCATGATCACGCTTTCGGTTCGCGTGACAAGATGGCTCTCCGCATAGCTGCCGAGGATGCCGAACCGGCCGATGGCCGTGTCCCAGGTGTTGCTGATCAGCCCGGAGAATTCGGGCGTCCAGCGGCCCGAGCGGTCGCCATAATTGATCCGGAAGGTCCCTGTGACGACGAGCCCCTTCTGGTCGAACGGCACGCGCGTGCGCAAATCGACGGTACCGGCGATGCCGCCCTCGATCAGGTCCGCCGTCTGGTTCTTGTAGACGTCGATCCCGGCGAGCAGTTCGGGCGCGATATCGTTGAACTGCAGCCCGCGCGCCGAGTCGGCGGAGAAGCTGTCGCGGCCGTTGATTTCGGTGCGGACATTGGTCAGGCCGCGGATGAGCACGTCGGTCGGCTCGCCCGACGGGTGGGTCGAGTCATCGGCCGATTGCAGGCGGTTGACCGTGATGCCCGGAATGCGCTGCAGCGCTTCGGCCGCCGACTTGTCGGGAAAGGCCCCGATATCGGTCGCGGTCACCGAGTCGACGACGGTCAGCGCGTCGCGCTTGCGGCCCGCGGCATCCTCCAGTGCGGCGCGCACACCGGTAACGACAATTTCGTCATTGCCCGAAGCGCCCTCGGGCGCGTCCTGCGCCATCGCCGGCGACGTCATCAACAGGCCGACGGCCAGCACCGGCAGCGAGGCGCCGCCCGACAGCATGCGCCCACGACAATTCGCGAATCCCTTGAGCCTCATCGCTCTCCCCTTCCCACGGACGCCCCTTTTCTTCGGGGCTTTCCTTATCGGCACGACGCGGGAATCCCCCGCTCGCCCATTTGCATGTTTTTGCGTGTTCTTGCACAAATGGCAAGCCTCTTTTGAGAAGATACAACTCTCCCATTTAATATAGATATATCAATATTTTAGGTGAGATTACTGGCGATCACGACGGTACGACATGCATCGCTCGCATACGTTTGCACGCCAATGTCGTTATGCAAATATTTGCACTAAAACAACGTGAAATGCGGTTTTTGCGGCCAGCGCTCGACGCCGTCAGGTCTGCGTGCGCGGGATAAGCGGCGCCGCGAGCGCGGCCAACGCAAGGAATACTGCCGCCAGCGCGAGGGCCAGCGTCGGCTCGCCCCCAAACAGATGCTGCACGACAGGGCCGAGGCAGATCGCCGCGACCAGCTGCGGAATGACGAGAAAGATATTGTGGATGCCCAGATAGACGCCGACCTTGCCCGGCGGGACGGCGTTGACGATGATAGCATAGGGCAGCGACAGGATGGCGGCCCAGGCGACGCCGATCCCCGCGGCCGCTATCCACAGCCATTCAGGCCCCGGCGCCAGCACAAAACCCGCCATGCCCGCCGCGCCGCCAAGCAGGCACAGCGCATAGGTCGCGCGCTCGCCGATCCGCGCCGATATCGCCGGGAGCGCCAGCGCACCGACCGCGGCGACGCCATTATAGGTCGCGAACAATATGCCCACCCAATCGGCGGCGGCAGCATAGGGTGCCGATGCCGGATCACCGGTTCCGAAATGCCGCTGCGCAACGGCGGGCGCGGCATAGATCCACATCGCGAACAGCCCGAACCAGGTGAAGAATTGCACCGCCGCCAGCCGGCGCAGCGCCGCCGGCATGCGCAGGAAATCCTCGCCGATCTGAAGCAGGCCCAGCGAGCGGTCGCCGCGCGCACGCCGCCGCCCAGCCGCGAGTTGCGCGATCCCTCCGATCAGCGCTGCAGACGCGAGAACGAGCACTTCCCACTGCCAGCGCAGCAGCAGCGCGAGCAGCAGCAGTACCGCGCCGGCCAGCGCCGGCGTCCAGCCGCCGAGGCTGAAGCGAACGATCGGCCCCGGCGCGGCCACCGGCCGGTCATCCGCCAGGGCAGCCCCCATCGCGGGCCGCTCGCGCGTCGACAGGGCGGTCCAGAACACCGACAGCAACAGGCACGCGCTACCGATATAATAGGCGTAGCGCACCGACGGTGGCAGCGCGCCGCCGCCAGCGGTGCCCGCAACCCCGAACCAGTTCACCAGCATCCAGGGCAGCGACGAGGCAAAGACCGCGCCCGTGCCGATGAAGAAAACCTGCACGGCATAGCCCTTGGCGCGCTGGGCGTGCGGCAGATTGTCGGCGACCAGCGCGCGCGACGGATCCATCGTGATGTTGATCGAGGCGGTGAGCAGCCACAACGCGGCGATCGCTGCCCACAATGTCGTCGCATTGGGCATCACGAAGAGCGCGATGGCGGTGAGCATCCCGCCCGTGACAAGGAAAGGGCGCCGCCGGCCATAGCGCGAACGCGAATGGTCGCTGAGATGTCCGACGATCGGCTGGACGATCAGCCCGGTGATCGGGCCCGCGATCCACAGCACCGGCAAGGCCGCGACATCGGCGCCGAGCGTCTGGAAGATGCGGGTCGTGTTCGCATTCTGCAGCGCCCAGACGATCTGGATGCCGAACAATGCAAAACACATGTTCCAGATATGCAAATTCGTCGCGGCAAAGCCGCGCGACATCGCTTCTCCCCCGCTCTTTAGCGGGGCATCGGAATGCAAATCTTGCATTACCTCCCCCTTCCTGTGCTATCGCATCCCGACGTCAGGCACGGACAGCATCTTTATGAGCACCAACAATACGAGATTGGAAGACTTGGCAAGGATGGCCGGTGTGTCGATCTCGACCGTATCGCGCGCACTCAACGACCATCCGCTGATCAGCCTGAAAACCAAGAAGAAAGTCTGGGCGCTCGCACGCGAGCATAATTATCCGTTCCGCAGTTACATGCCCGCCGCGCCCGTCGGGGCCGAAGGGTCGATCGTCGTCGTCACCCCGCATATGCACGGCCGTCCGCTGCCGCTGTCGCACCCCTTCTTCCTCGAACTGCTCGCGAGCATCGGCGAGGCGGCGCGCGCGCGCGACTGCGATTTCACCGTCAGCCACACCGCGCCGCGCGATCTCGACGATCTGATGGCGGTGATGACGACCAGCCGCGCCAATGGCGTGATCTTCCTCGGGCAGAGCATGCTCCACGACGGCTTCAACCAGCTGGCCGAAGCGAACAGCAATTTCGTCGTGTGGGGCGCGCACCTGCCGGGGCAGAAATATCGCTCGGTCGGGTCCGACAATGTGCTCGGCGGCCGCCGCGCAACGCTCCATCTCGCGCGCCTCGGGCGCAAAGCCATCGCCTTCCTGGGCAGCAGTGACCCCGAGGCGATGCAGCGCCGCCAAGGCTATCTCGAAGCACTGGAGGCGAACGGCCTCGACGCCGATCCCGCGCTCGACATCCGCGTCGACTTCGGTTTTGAATCGGCCGAACGCGCGCTCAGCCAATTGCTCGCGCGCGGGCGAAAGTTCGACGGCATCATCGCGTCGAGCGACCTTATCGCGCTCGGCGCCATCCGCGCGCTGCGCAAGGCGAACCTGTCGGTCCCCAAGGACGTCTCGGTCGTCGGCTACGACGATATGCTGCTCGCGCGATTGAGCACCCCGGCGCTGACGACAATCCAGCAGGACACGCTCGAAGCCGGGCGACGCCTTGTGTCACAGGTGATGGACGCGCATTCCGAGCAGTTTCTCGACTATCTGCCGACGCACCTGATCGTCCGCGAATCCTGCGGCGCTTGACCTGCGCCGGCGCTAGATCGCACCCGCCTTCATCTGCCCGACCGCATGATCGACCGCGCGCGCGGTCAGCGCCATGAAGGTCAGCGACGGATTGACGCACGAGATCGAGGCCATCTGCGCGCCGTCGGTGACGAACAGGTTGGCCGCGTCGTGCGCCTGGCTCCATTTGTTGAGCACCGACTGACGCGGATCGGCGCCCATGCGCGCGCCGCCCATTTCATGGATCGCATCGCCGGGGACATGCTCGCGCTGCTCGCTCTTCACATTGGTGAGCCCGGCCTTGCGCAGCATCGCCTCGCCCTCGGTCCGCGCGTCGTTCATCATACGGATCTCGTTGTCGCGGAAGGTGACGTCGAAGCGCATCAGCGGCACCCCGAAACGGTCGACCTTGTCGGCGTGCAGGCTGACGCGGTTATCCTCATAAGGCAGGCATTCGCCGAACGCGCCCATGCTGAACTTCCACGGCCCATAACCGCGCATCGCCTGCTTCATTGATGCGCCGAAGCCGACCGGGCCAGCGGGGTCGCGCCGCGCGCTGCCCTGATAGCCATAACCACGGCGAAAGCCGATGCCCTCCTCGCCGCCGACGTTGCGGAAGCGCGGGATATAGACCCCGCCCGGACGCCGGCCATATTCGATAAAGTCGGTCATGCCGGGGATATCGCCCCAGATATTGACGCGGAAAATATGGTCCATGACATAGCCGCCGAGCGTGCCGCTGGCGTCGAAATGGCTCTTGCCGCTGCCGGGGATCCGCGAGTTCATGAGGATCTGCGTCGAGGCGAGCGCGGAGGCGCAGAGGAACACCATCCGCGCCGGGATGATTTCGGCCTGTTTGGTATTGGCGTCGACGACGCGGACGCCGGTGACGCGCTTCGTCTTAGGATCATATTCGAGGTTGGTGACCACCGCATCGGATCGCAGCGTCAGTCGGCCGGTGGCGCGCGCGGCGGGCAGCGTCACCGCCTGCGTCGAGAAATAGGCACCGAACGAACAGCCGCGTCCGCACTGGTTGCGGAACTGGCATTTGCTGCGGCCCTGCTCCTCCTTGTCCTCGGTCATGTTCGACAGGCGCGTATGGATCAGCTTGCGTCCCGGCGAGGTCGCCTCGAGCCGTTCCTTCACCCATTTTTCGGCGATGTTCATCTGCATCGGCGGCTGGAACGCGCTGTCGGGGAGTTGCGGCAGGTTCTCGCGCGATCCCGACACGCCGATATATTTTTCGACATAATCGTACCAGGGCGCGAGGTCGTCGTAGCGGATCGGCCAGTCGATCCCGACATTCTCGCGCTTGTTCGCCTCGAAATCCTCAGGCGCCCAGCGAAAGCTCCAGCGCCCCCAGATCAGCGACTTGCCGCCGACGGCGGCGGGGCGGATCCAGTAGAATTTGTCGCCCTCGTCATACGCATAGGGATTGAGCCGGTCGTTGTTGTAGAATTTCCGGTTCGACGGCGAAACATAGCCGTGCTTGGCGATGAAATAGTCGCTGTCCATCAGCGCCTTGGGCATCATGTCGCGCGCGGGTATTTCATAGGCGGGCTTGCCGTCGAAATCATAATCCTCACCGTGCTCGACCATCACGCCGCGGTCGAGCATCAGGACCTTCAGGCCCTTTTCGGTCAATTCCTTTGCCGCCCAACCGCCGCTCACTCCGGAGCCGATGACGATCGCGTCGAACTTGTCGGTCGCTGCCATGAATAAATCCTCGAATATCTGTTATGCGCGGAGGCGGCTGAGCGCCGCGAAGCTGGTCTGGATGTCGGGCAGATAAGGCGCGGGCGACTGATCATTCTCGACATAGAAATGCTTCACGCCGGCGGTCCGGTTGAGCGTGAAGATATCGGCGAAATCGATCACGCCCTTGCCGACGCTGGTCATCTTGCCGTCGGCGGTGCGGTCCTTGACATGATAGGCATAGATGCGGCCCGGCAGGCGCCGGATGATCGCCTTGGGATCCTCGCCCGCGGCGACCGTCCAGAACAGGTCGAGCTCGATCTTGACGAGCGCCGGATCGGTCTCGGCAACCAGCATATCGAACAGGCTGGTGCCGCCCAGTTTCACCGTGAACTCGAAATCATGATTATGATAGGCGAAGCCCAGCCCCGCCTTTTTGAGCTGCTCGGCCCAGCGGCTGAAATTGGCGACCGCGGCTTTCCAGCCTTCGGCATTGCGCTGCGCCTCGGCCATCCATGGCAGCACCACCGTGTCGGCGCCCAATGTCTTCGCCATCTTCACGGCGCCATCGAAATCCGACGCCAGCGCGTCATAGCCGATGTGCACCGAGGGCGAGGTCAGCCCCAGCCGGTCCATCGTCTTGCGGAGCGCGGCATGGTCCATCTTGTCATAACCGCCGCCGCCATATTCGACCTCGCGATAACCGATCGCCGCGACCTTCTCGAGCGTCGCCATCGGGTCGGCAGCGAAGAGTTCGCGCAGCGTGTAAAGCTGGATTCCGATGGGCTTCGACTTCAGGCTCTTCGCCATTAGCGGGCCCGTCGCGAGCGTCGTCGCAAGCGCCGCGCTGCTCACCATCCATTGCCGCCGGCTGATCATCATGACGAATAGACCTTGTTGACCTTGGAATAGGGATAAGCGCCGTCATACTGTCCGGGGACGGGCAGATATTCGCGCTCCTGCGTGATGCCGACCTCCGACGTGAAATAACCGGTGAGCACGAGCTGGCGGAACTTGTCGAAAAAATCCGCACCGCCCGGCAGCTTGTTTTCCATCGCCAGCGTCAGCAGCGCATCCTGCTGCGCGGACGTCGCCTTGTCGGCGGCCACCTTGTAATCGCTGCGGCTGCGCGCCTCGATCGCGTCGAGCCCCGCGACGATCGGCTTGCGATCCGCGGGCGCCGCCCAGTCGGCAAGCAGCTTTTCGATGAATTCGGGCACCCCGGCGGTGATCGCGCCCGGCGTGTCGGTCGTCGGCATCACGCGTTCGCTGAGCGCGGTCATCAGTGCGCGCTGCTGCGCGGTGAACACCGGGGCCGACGGCGGCCCGTCGCTGATCACCGGCGCGACCGCCACCCCCGCCGCGCGC
Coding sequences within it:
- a CDS encoding MFS transporter, which produces MSRGFAATNLHIWNMCFALFGIQIVWALQNANTTRIFQTLGADVAALPVLWIAGPITGLIVQPIVGHLSDHSRSRYGRRRPFLVTGGMLTAIALFVMPNATTLWAAIAALWLLTASINITMDPSRALVADNLPHAQRAKGYAVQVFFIGTGAVFASSLPWMLVNWFGVAGTAGGGALPPSVRYAYYIGSACLLLSVFWTALSTRERPAMGAALADDRPVAAPGPIVRFSLGGWTPALAGAVLLLLALLLRWQWEVLVLASAALIGGIAQLAAGRRRARGDRSLGLLQIGEDFLRMPAALRRLAAVQFFTWFGLFAMWIYAAPAVAQRHFGTGDPASAPYAAAADWVGILFATYNGVAAVGALALPAISARIGERATYALCLLGGAAGMAGFVLAPGPEWLWIAAAGIGVAWAAILSLPYAIIVNAVPPGKVGVYLGIHNIFLVIPQLVAAICLGPVVQHLFGGEPTLALALAAVFLALAALAAPLIPRTQT
- a CDS encoding LacI family DNA-binding transcriptional regulator; translation: MSTNNTRLEDLARMAGVSISTVSRALNDHPLISLKTKKKVWALAREHNYPFRSYMPAAPVGAEGSIVVVTPHMHGRPLPLSHPFFLELLASIGEAARARDCDFTVSHTAPRDLDDLMAVMTTSRANGVIFLGQSMLHDGFNQLAEANSNFVVWGAHLPGQKYRSVGSDNVLGGRRATLHLARLGRKAIAFLGSSDPEAMQRRQGYLEALEANGLDADPALDIRVDFGFESAERALSQLLARGRKFDGIIASSDLIALGAIRALRKANLSVPKDVSVVGYDDMLLARLSTPALTTIQQDTLEAGRRLVSQVMDAHSEQFLDYLPTHLIVRESCGA
- a CDS encoding TonB-dependent receptor, which codes for MRLKGFANCRGRMLSGGASLPVLAVGLLMTSPAMAQDAPEGASGNDEIVVTGVRAALEDAAGRKRDALTVVDSVTATDIGAFPDKSAAEALQRIPGITVNRLQSADDSTHPSGEPTDVLIRGLTNVRTEINGRDSFSADSARGLQFNDIAPELLAGIDVYKNQTADLIEGGIAGTVDLRTRVPFDQKGLVVTGTFRINYGDRSGRWTPEFSGLISNTWDTAIGRFGILGSYAESHLVTRTESVIMDKIDTYCSAGFGTTGPDGVVRATPGADGSLPCTANPFGGTGWAYAPDGIRYSQVDYDRKRRGIAGALQYENISGSLRATIQYIDSHYTNAWLERASHAILDGNYFGTRAYNPRTGSLIAGSSGLTFGPDGMLTGGILTQPHGSFSGTTESVQAAINAGSAVPGQPFVNYCGPGPGGACTTQRDGLYFQNEARNFDHREGTRDLSANIKWDASDRLHFNLDAQYIDASTYNNDILVATGSMADYDYSVNGDGTPHVTLLPGSNVNYAAGGLANAHNYWIPFIQGHVEDNDANELALRGDAEYDFPDSDWLDSLKVGVRYADRKQTVRYSTFNWTPIAASWNCNGPGFNADNTTGGAYPTDTGNCGGNTGHAPFQGYGAGIWESQSLGDFYNGSAYPNGPLVFLNRDTLRDFPRLIQSLSGATTNSPLGTGYTAICDRPEATVDECFTPGEKFRVREQTQAAYAMIKFGGGDKLMLGSVNLQGNVGLRVVRTKIASTGSVAFPATNIFDNLVPCNTPLTGNNVVNPRCYLTPEIIAFANGAATEDKYKTTRTDWLPSLNLRFGFDDKTFVRFAYSRAISRPQFGFLRNTLAINAPIINTTADSPYIVRNAAGAITGYNFVFLANSGNAALKPLRADQFDLTFEHYMGSNSAITAGVFYKKLTNAISFGQFGRDITNGTSTQTVQVNGPSNVRKGGEIWGGELAYQTFFDFLPGLLSGLGMQANYTYVHQSGINNSNLFTASSSGDVGAFGAGQQSLGGTGYVLDSHKLAGISKHTFNLVGLYEKGPVGLRVAYNWRSRYLTQNLDCCIGLPVFQKAAGFLDASLRFSPTKWLELSVDGTNLLNTTTVYQQQVFGDSPQTPGAAAKYFDSAWSRVDRRFQFGARVKF